The Kryptolebias marmoratus isolate JLee-2015 linkage group LG7, ASM164957v2, whole genome shotgun sequence region CTCTAACTTTTCCTGCTCTTAATTTACCAATAGTtgctccaaccacaaccacaacTGCTTCAACAACTACAGATGCTCCAACCACAATATCTTCAACAATACCTACAACTGCCTCAACAATacccacagctgctccaaccacaactacaACTGCTTCAACAACTACTGTaccaacaacaactacaactgcCACAATATTACCCCTCCCTGATTTAAACTTACCTGCTCTGAATCTACCCACAGATGCTCCTACCACAGCTACAACTGCTCCACCCTCAACTACATATGCTTCAACAAATGCAGATACCTCAACAGCAACCgctgctccaaccacaactacaACTACTGttccaacaacaactacagctgccACATTATTACCCCTCCCTGATTTAAACAGACCTGCTCTGAATCTACCCACAGCTGCTCCTACCACAACTACAACTGCTCCACCCTCAACTGCAACAGCTCTGATAACTACAGTTATTCCAACTACAAGTactccaaccacaaccacatCAACTTCAACTacaactacagctgctccaACTACAATTGTTCCAACTAGAACCACAGTTGCTCcaactacaaccacatcaaCTTCACGAACTACAGGTAgcccaacaacaaccacagctgctccaaccacAACAGCTCCCGTAACTACAGTTATTCCAACTACAAGTGTTCCAACCACTAGTGCTCCGATACCTAGAACCACAGTTGCTCcaactacaaccacatcaaCTTCAACAACTACAGGTaccccaacaacaaccacagctgctctaTCCAAGAACACAACTGCTCCAACCACAACGGCTCCGATAACTACAGTTATTCCAACTACAAGTGCTCCAAccactaccacatcaacttCAATAACTACAGTTAGCccaacaactacagctgctccaACCACAACGGCTTCAACCACAACTGCAACGGCTCCGAAATCTACAGTTATTCCAACTACAATTGTTTCAACTTCTACCACATCAACTTCGACAACTACAGATACCcaaacaacaaccacagctgctctaACCACAACTGCTGCAACCAGAACTGCAACAGCTCCTACAACCACAGCTACTCCAACTACAATTGTTCCAAATAGAACCACAGTTGCTCcaactacaaccacatcaaCTTCAAGAACTACAGGTaccccaacaacaaccacagctgctccaaccacAACGGCTCCAATAACTACAGTTATTCCAACTACAAGTGCTCCAAccactaccacatcaacttCAATAACTACATGTAgcccaacaacaactacagctgcaCCAATCGCAACCACAactgctccaaccacaactgctccaaccacaactGCAACGGCTCCGAAAACTACAGTTATTCCAACTACAAGTGCTCCAACCACTACTACATCAACTTCAAGAACTACAGGTaccccaacaacaaccacagctgctctaGCCACAACCACAactgctccaaccacaactGCAATGGCTCCGATAACTACAGTTATTCCAACTACAAGTGCTCCAAccactaccacatcaacttCAACAAGTGCAGGtaccccaacaacaacaaccacggGTGCtcaaacaacaaccaaaactgCTCCACCAACAACTGCAATAGCTTCTACAACCACAGCTACTCCAATTATTATTGCTCTGACCACAGTTGCTCCAACCACAACCATAACTGCAACAGCTCCTACAACCACAGCTACTTCAATTACAATCACTCCAACCAGAACTATAGTTGGCCCAACCCCAACCACATCAACTGTAGGAACTATAGGTAccccaaccacaaccacagctgctccaacaactGCAATGGCTCCTACAACCACAGCTACTCCAACTGCGATTGCTCTGACCACAGTTGCTTCAACCACACCCACATCAACTTCAACAAGTGCAGATACCTCAACAACAACCACATCTGGTCCAACCACAAGTGCAACAGCTCCTACAGCCACAGCTACTCCAACTACAATTGCTCTAACCAGAACCACAGATGCTCCaaccacaacaaaaactgttccAATCACAACTAGATCTGCCTTAACAACATTCACAACTGCTTCTCCCGGAAATGCAGCGGCTTCAataaccacagctgctccagctACAAATGCTCCAACTACAACCACAGTtgctccaaccacaaccacatCAACTTTAAGAACTACAGGTAACCCAGCAACAACCACAactgctccaaccacaaccaTAACTGCTCCAAACAGAACTGCAACAGCTCctacaaccacagctgctccagctTCAAATGCTCCAACTAGAACCACAGTTGCTCCAACCACAGCCACATCAACTTTAAGAACTACAGGTAACCCAGCAACAACCACAactgctccaaccacaaccaTAACTGCTCCAAACAGAACTGCAACAGCTCCTACAACCACAGCTACTCCAACAGCTACAAAACCTCCTACCATGTCTGCCACAACTACTACAACAAAGACAAGTGAAGCTCCTTCTCAAGTCTATGCTGTTACAGCAACTATTGTAGAACCTTTTGTGAAGCAACTTGATGATCCTGACAGCCCACAGTTTAAAGATCTTGAAAAGAAAGTGTGCGATACGGTAagtgcttcctttttttccaccttttaatGTAGTATGCATAAcatgtagttttgttttatgtttctcagaattttttattctcatgtttccatattaatatttttcagtttggtGATATCTATCGTCCTAAATATGGTCTAAGCTACGTTCGCTGTCATGTCCGTGCTTTTAGGTAAGGTTTTACTTCttaaaattttttttcatttgcttttacaAACCAAGCGATGTTGATACTTGGTACATTTAATATCAGTAATGAGAGAAAACAATTATACATATGACAAAATTGGGCATTTCTGATGTATACTGTCTATGTTCTTTTTTACATTATGACATtatgaatatatttatttattgtaggCAAAGCATAGTATGGTTCAGTGGTACTGAAGCAGATGTGAGTATAGAGTTCATTAAAACATCACCAACTGACCAAATCCCAGCAACTGCAGAAGTTCAACAAACCTTAGTAGAGGCTGCAAATAATACCAATGCCACCTACAAGGTTGCCTTTCAGCCTGATTACATCAGAGTAGAAGGTATGTAAAAAGTGATCAAATGCTTCTTTAAAATGAGAACATATAGGCCTTCATTAAAGAATATATTCTTTCTATTTGTAATGAGTGTATTTATGTCTTCTTgacaacaactttttttcataATATTATCTATTCTTATCATTGCAGCTGCACCTGAAACACCAACTACTGCAGCCCCCATTCCAAATGCAACTACAGCTGCTGATGCTACTACAACTGCTGGTGCAACTACAACTGCAGGTCCAACTACAGCTTCTGATGCTACTACAACTGTTAGTGCTACTACAACTGCTGGTGCTACTACAGCTGCTGGTGCAACTACAACTGCTGGTGCAACTACAACTGCTGGTGCTACTACAGCTGCTGGTGCGACTACAACTGCTGGTGCTACTACAGCTGCTGGTGCAACTACAACTGCTGGTGCGACTACAACTGTTGGTgcaactacaggtgctggtgCAACTACAGCTGCTGATGCGACTACAACTGCTGGTGTAACTACAGCTGCTGATGTGACTACAACTGCTGGTGCGACTACAACTGTGGGTGcaactacagctgctgctgcaactACAACTGCAGGTCCAACTACAGGTGCTGATGCTACTACAGCTGCTGGTGCAACTACAGCTGCTGGTGCGACTACAACTGTGGGTGCAACTACAGCTGCTGGTGCAACTANNNNNNNNNNNNNNNNNNNNNNNNNNNNNNNNNNNNNNNNNNNNNNNNNNNNNNNNNNNNNNNNNNNNNNNNNNNNNNNNNNNNNNNNNNNNNNNNNNNNNNNNNNNNNNNNNNNNNNNNNNNNNNNNNNNNNNNNNNNNNNNNNNNNNNNNNNNNNNNNNNNNNNNNNNNNNNNNNNNNNNNNNNNNNNNNNNNNNNNNNNNNNNNNNNNNNNNNNNNNNNNNNNNNNNNNNNNNNNNNNNNNNNNNNNNNNNNNNNNNNNNNNNNNNNNNNNNNNNNNNNNNNNNNNNNNNNNNNNNNNNNNNNNNNNNNNNNNNNNNNNNNNNNNNNNNNNNNNNNNNNNNNNNNNNNNNNNNNNNNNNNNNNNNNNNNNNNNNNNNNNNNNNNNNNNNNNNNNNNNNNNNNNNNNNNNNNNNNNNNNNNNNNNNNNNNNNNNNNNNNNNNNNNNNNNNNNNNNNNNNNNNNNNNNNNNNNNNNNNNNNNNNNNNNNNNNNNNNNNNNNNNNNNNNNNNNNNNNNNNNNNNNNNNNNNNNNNNNNNNNNNNNNNNNNNNNNNNNNNNNNNNNNNNNNNNNNNNNNNNNNNNNNNNNNNNNNNNNNNNNNNNNNNNNNNNNNNNNNNNNNNNNNNNNNNNNNNNNNNNNNNNNNNNNNNNNNNNNNNNNNNNNNNNNNNNNNNNNNNNNNNNNNNNNNNNNNNNNNNNNNNNNNNNNNNNNNNNNNNNNNNNNNNNNNNNNNNNNNNNNNNNNNNNNNNNNNNNNNNNNNNNNNNNNNNNNNNNNNNNNNNNNNNNNNNNNNNNNNNNNNNNNNNNNNNNNNNNNNNNNNNNNNNNNNNNNNNNNNNNNNNNNNNNNNNNNNNNNNNNNNNNNNNNNNNNNNNNNNNNNNNNNNNNNNNNNNNNNNNNNNNNNNNNNNNNNNNNNNNNNNNNNNNNNNNNNNNNNNNNNNNNNNNNNNNNNNNNNNNNNNNNNNNNNNNNNNNNNNNNNNNNNNNNNNNNNNNNNNNNNNNNNNNNNNNNNNNNNNNNNNNNNNNNNNNNNNNNNNNNNNNNNNNNNNNNNNNNNNNNNNNNNNNNNNNNNNNNNNNNNNNNNNNNNNNNNNNNNNNNNNNNNNNNNNNNNNNNNNNNNNNNNNNNNNNNNNNNNNNNNNNNNNNNNNNNNNNNNNNNNNNNNNNNNNNNNNNNNNNNNNNNNNNNNNNNNNNNNNNNNNNNNNNNNNNNNNNNNNNNNNNNNNNNNNNNNNNNNNNNNNNNNNNNNNNNNNNNNNNNNNNNNNNNNNNNNNNNNNNNNNNNNNNNNNNNNNNNNNNNNNNNNNNNNNNNNNNNNNNNNNNNNNNNNNNNNNNNNNNNNNNNNNNNNNNNNNNNNNNNNNNNNNNNNNNNNNNNNNNNNNNNNNNNNNNNNNNNNNNNNNNNNNNNNNNNNNNNNNNNNNNNNNNNNNNNNNNNNNNNNNNNNNNNNNNNNNNNNNNNNNNNNNNNNNNNNNNNNNNNNNNNNNNNNNNNNNNNNNNNNNNNNNNNNNNNNNNNNNNNNNNNNNNNNNNNNNNNNNNNNNNNNNNNNNNNNNNNNNNNNNNNNNNNNNNNNNCAATTTAGCTTCAAAGTGAccattgaaacaaacaaacaaaaatctgcaaaagcACCTTCATTAATCTTTTGCAGTAAAGAACTTTGCTGGATTGTTATTTTTCTCACTGACAGCCATGCAGTCCAGTAAATGAAGGAAACTATTTTGATGGTTCACAGAGAGttgtttctgtaattaaaaataaagttgtcaaaatcagtaataaaaatagttttcactatcatatatatataactatATGTTTAGAATATATGACATTAATgtatttatgattatttaaacTGAACATGAAGGACTATCTTTAAGGGAAAGTAATTATGTCCTGTATCATtaacagttttgtctttaaatatatttagatttaaaatgttcagttttcagtacttttttctattttctgttcaatcataaaataaaatctttaaaacataccgattttaaaattatacattAAGACACTGATTACCtgtagttttaaacttttgtctcagtcatgtaaagaaaatgcaaaatatgtGTTTCTAATAAAGAAACttatttgtgcaaaatgttcccattttttttaagttgtattCTTTAGCGGGCAGCAGAAACCCAGCGTAGAAGACGTGGAACAAGAAGaactttttttgaaaagatAAGCCCCTGAATGGCATGAACCCCTGACAAATTGAGAAAGTggctaaaatcaacaaacaacgGCACAGAGCAGTAGAGGCTCCTGAGCACAAATGCTAGTGAGGTGGAAACTCATATATATTGGCTGAGGTCATTTAGTTGTGGCAGGATtagttgatgccaaagtttcaaactaaattCTTGCCCAATTTGTTAGTGACCGACTCTGCCACTAtcacaaaaagaataaataaataaaaatatataaataaaatgcttagtatctttaaaataactgagttacagtcattttgtgtttgctaaggtagATTTTTAATCACAGCTATCTTTAGACTTCATCAGATTGGAAGAACACCACCCCCCGCTGGCCTGATGTGTCCTATGCAAACATGCAGACATGCAGACGTGCAGATATGTAGACATGTAGTGAGTCACTAGGGAAAAGCATGCTCGTCATGTTCTTTTTTACAATGctgctttatttagcttttttgctGTGGGTCACAGGTAAAAACAAGGAATAAATAGGAAACTTTGTACATTAATATACAGCATCTATCNNNNNNNNNNNNNNNNNNNNNNNNNNNNNNNNNNNNNNNNNNNNNNNNNNNNNNNNNNNNNNNNNNNNNNNNNNNNNNNNNNNNNNNNNNNNNNNNNNNNgcagctgtggttgtggttgaGGCAGCTGTAGTAGTTGTTGGAGCAGTTGTGGTTGTggttggggcagctgtggttgttgttgggaTAGTTGTGGTTGTAGTTGGAATAGCTATAGTTgttgttggggcagctgtggttgtggcagGTGATGTAGTTGTTGGGGCAGGTGTAGTAGTTGTTGGAGCAGGTGTGGTTGTggttggggcagctgtggttgtagtTGGGACAGTTGTGGTAGTACTAGGTGTTGTAGATGTTGGGACAGCTGTAGTAGTTGTTGGAGcaggtgtggttgtagttggGACAGCTATAGTTGTGGTAGGGGCAGCTGTGGTAATAGCAGGTGTTGTAGGTGTTGggacagctgtggttgtggttgaAGCAGGTGTGCTTGTGGCAGGTGTTGTAGTTGTTGGGATagctgtagttgtggttgggacagctgtggttgtggttggagcacgtgtggttgtagttggggcagctgtagttgttgttgggacagctgtggttgtggcagGTGATGTAGTTGTTGGGGCCATAGTGGTTGTTGTTGGGGCAGCTGTAGATGTGGGTGGAGCAGGTGTGGTTGTCGGAGcaggtgtggttgtagttgcCGAAGCTGTAGTGGCAGATGGGGCAGTTGTGGCAGGTTTTGTagttgttgcagcagctgtagtAGTTGTTGGAGCAGGTGTGTTTGTAATTGTAGCAGCTGTAGTGGTGGATAGTACAGCTGTGGTTTTGGCAAGTGTTGTAGTTGTTGGGACcattgtggttgttgttggaacAGGCGTTGTAGTTGTTGGggcagctgtagttgttgtaGGGGCAACTGTGGTTGTGGCAAGTGTTGTAGTTGTTGGTACCATTGTGGTGGTTGTTGGGACAGCTGTGGTTGGACCACGTGTGGTTGTGGCAGGTGTATCAGTTGTTGTTGTAGCAGGTGTGGTTGTACTAAGGGCAGCGCCAGCTGTGATTGTCGTTGGAGCAGGTGCAGTTGTAATTGCAGAAGCTGTAGTGGTAGATTGTACACCTGTGGTTGTGGCAAGTGTTGTAGTTGTTGNTGTGTGGTTGTAGTTgcagcagctgtagttgttgttggggtagctgtggttgtagttgcggcagctgtagttgttgttggagcagctgtagttgtggttggagcttgtgtggttgtagttgcagcagctgtagttgttgttggggtagctgtggttgtagttgcggcagctgtagttgttgttggagcagctgtagttgtggttggagcttgtgtggttgtagttgcagcagctgtagttgttgttggggtagctgtggttgtagttgcggcagctgtagttgttgttggagcagctgtagttgtggttggagcttgtgtggttgtagttgcagcagctgtagttgttgttggggtagctgtggttgtagttgcggcagctgtagttgttgttggagcagctgtagttgtggttggagcttgtgtggttgtagttgcagcagctgtagttgttgttggggtagctgtggttgtagttgcggcagctgtagttgttgttggagcagctgtagttgtggttggagcttgtgtggttgtagttgcagcagctgtagttgttgttggggtagctgtggttgtagttgcggcagctgtagttgttgttggagcagctgtagttgtggttggagcttgtgtggttgtagttgcagcagctgtagttgttgttggggtagctgtggttgtagttgcggcagctgtagttgttgttggagcagctgtagttgtggttggagcttgtgtggttgtagttgcagcagctgtagttgttgttggggtagctgtggttgtagttgcggcagctgtagttgttgttggagcagctgtagttgtggttggagcttgtgtggttgtagttgcagcagctgtagttgttgttggggtagctgtggttgtagttgcggcagctgtagttgttgttggagcagctgtagttgtggttggagcttgtgtggttgtagttgcagcagctgtagttgttgttggggtagctgtggttgtagttgcggcagctgtagttgttgttggagcagctgtagttgtggttggagcttgtgtggttgtagttgcagcagctgtagttgttgttggggtagctgtggttgtagttgcggcagctgtagttgttgttggagcagctgtagttgtggttggagcttgtgtggttgtagttgcagcagctgtagttgttgttggggtagctgtggttgtagttgcggcagctgtagttgttgttggagcagctgtagttgtggttggagcttgtgtggttgtagttgcagcagctgtagttgttgttggggtagctgtggttgtagttgcggcagctgtagttgttgttggagcagctgtagttgtggttggagcttgtgtggttgtagttgcagcagctgtagttgttgttggggtagctgtggttgtagttgcggcagctgtagttgttgttggagcagctgtagttgtggttggagcttgtgtggttgtagttgcagcagctgtagttgttgttggggtagctgtggttgtagttgcggcagctgtagttgttgttggagcagctgtagttgtggttggagcttgtgtggttgtagttgcagcagctgtagttgttgttggggtagctgtggttgtagttgcggcagctgtagttgttgttggagcagctgtagttgtggttggagcttgtgtggttgtagttgcagcagctgtagttgttgttggggtagctgtggttgtagttgcggcagctgtagttgttgttggagcagctgtagttgtggttggagcttgtgtggttgtagttgcagcagctgtagttgttgttggagcagctgtagttgtggttggagcttgtgtggttgtagttgcgccagctgtagttgtggttgtggcagctgtggttgtgggagctgttgttgtagtttgtgttgttatggttgttgtgtctgttttcatcATCAGTGTAGCTGTTTATGTACAAAATGCCATTATTTTTCCAGTACTTGTATgtaattattcttttaaactttagatttttaataattacttaCCTGTGAATactagtaaaaataaaaaaatattttcagtccCCATATctagaacaaacaaaaaaaattgttactGAAGtgttttagacagtttttcccAAGCCGTTGTACCTTATCTCCTATTTAAGATTTGACACCAAATAATTGTTTAACTCGGAAAAAAAGCATgtaatttaacagaaaaccaTAATGTACAAACCaaagacaatttttttctcaaattataTACAACAAATACTGCCTTCTTTTTATAACTCAACATGTTTTTGATTGCTTGTCTCCATTAGACACACTGAGCAGGATGCAGCAACATTTACTCATCCGTGAGCATATactgttttgtgttcttttaagGTAATTTATGCATAGTACTAATTAATCATTCAGCGACTTCTTGtaaaattgttcttttcttcCGGTCCAGGTAAATgccttcataaataaaacagagtcaGTGACATTTCTGGTTAGTGAATGATACATAGTTGTCATTACTTCCTTAAATTGTCTACCACTCGCAAATTTATCTTTAACGATATACTAACACAATGCTTCCTAACTATATTT contains the following coding sequences:
- the LOC108229165 gene encoding mucin-2-like, which encodes MVPTTTTLATTTVAPTTTTAAPTTTTPVPTTTTMVPTTTTLAKTTAVLSTTTAATITNTPAPTTTTAAATTTKPATTAPSATTASATTTTPAPTTTPAPPTSTAAPTTTTMAPTTTSPATTTAVPTTTTAAPTTTTRAPTTTTAVPTTTTAIPTTTTPATSTPASTTTTAVPTPTTPAITTAAPTTTIAVPTTTTPAPTTTTAVPTSTTPSTTTTVPTTTTAAPTTTTPAPTTTTPAPTTTSPATTTAAPTTTIAIPTTTTTIPTTTTAAPTTTTTAPTTTTAASTTTTADTSGQRGVVFFQSDEV